The Thermococcus sp. 21S7 genome window below encodes:
- a CDS encoding S-methyl-5'-thioadenosine phosphorylase, whose protein sequence is MPRIGIIGGSGVYGVFEPKESVKVHTPYGRPSAPVEIGEIEGIEVAFIPRHGKHHEFPPHEVPYRANIWALRELGVERVIGVTAVGSLREEYKPGDIVITDQFIDFTKKRDYTFYNGPRVAHVSMADPFCPEMRKVFYETAKELGFPVHEKGTYVCIEGPRFSTRAESFMFRQYAHIIGMTLVPEINLARELGMCYANIATVTDYDVWADKPVDAQEVLKVMAENNHKVQELLKKAIPRIPVERKCGCADVLKTMFV, encoded by the coding sequence ATGCCGAGGATAGGTATCATAGGTGGTTCGGGCGTTTACGGCGTTTTTGAGCCTAAGGAGAGCGTCAAGGTTCACACTCCCTACGGCAGGCCTTCGGCCCCAGTGGAAATAGGCGAAATCGAGGGCATTGAGGTCGCCTTCATACCGAGGCACGGCAAGCACCACGAGTTCCCGCCGCACGAGGTTCCATACCGCGCGAACATCTGGGCGCTCAGGGAGCTTGGTGTCGAGAGGGTCATAGGCGTTACCGCCGTCGGCTCGCTCCGCGAGGAGTACAAGCCCGGCGACATAGTCATAACCGACCAGTTCATAGACTTCACGAAGAAGCGCGACTACACCTTCTACAACGGGCCGCGCGTGGCCCACGTTTCCATGGCCGACCCGTTCTGCCCGGAGATGAGGAAGGTATTCTACGAGACTGCCAAAGAGCTCGGCTTCCCGGTCCACGAGAAGGGCACCTATGTCTGCATCGAAGGCCCGAGGTTCTCAACTCGCGCTGAGAGCTTCATGTTCCGTCAGTATGCCCACATAATCGGCATGACCCTAGTTCCGGAGATAAACCTCGCGCGCGAGCTTGGAATGTGCTATGCCAACATCGCAACGGTTACCGACTACGACGTCTGGGCGGACAAGCCGGTTGACGCGCAGGAGGTGCTCAAGGTCATGGCCGAGAACAACCACAAGGTCCAGGAGCTTCTCAAAAAGGCCATCCCCCGCATTCCGGTGGAGAGGAAGTGCGGTTGCGCCGATGTGCTGAAGACGATGTTCGTGTGA
- the nucS gene encoding endonuclease NucS codes for MSKVEAVQNPSRDELMRIVDSALSSEAMLTIFARCRVHYDGRAKSELGSGDRVIIIKPDGAFLIHQSKKREPVNWQPPGSFVTVEERGGVIILRSVRRKPKEILEVELEEVYLVSLFKAEDYEELALTGSEAEMAEMIFQNPELIEPGFKPLFREKQIGHGIVDILGRDRDGNLVVLELKRRKADLHAVSQLKRYVEGLSREHENVRGILVAPSLTSGAKRLLEKEGLEFRKVQPPKREKLGKGRQKTLF; via the coding sequence ATGTCAAAAGTTGAGGCAGTTCAGAACCCCTCCCGCGATGAACTCATGAGGATAGTTGATTCCGCCCTGTCCTCCGAGGCAATGCTGACAATATTTGCCCGCTGCAGGGTGCACTACGATGGAAGGGCCAAGAGCGAGCTCGGCTCCGGCGACAGGGTGATAATAATCAAACCGGATGGTGCTTTTCTCATCCACCAGAGCAAGAAGAGGGAACCCGTTAACTGGCAGCCGCCCGGGAGCTTCGTGACGGTTGAGGAGCGCGGTGGCGTAATTATCCTCCGCTCCGTGAGGAGGAAGCCAAAGGAGATACTAGAGGTCGAGCTTGAGGAGGTCTATCTGGTCTCCCTGTTCAAGGCCGAGGACTACGAGGAGCTTGCTTTGACCGGCAGCGAGGCCGAGATGGCGGAGATGATATTCCAGAATCCCGAACTCATCGAGCCTGGCTTTAAACCTCTCTTCCGGGAAAAGCAGATTGGCCACGGCATAGTGGACATCCTCGGGCGCGATAGGGACGGCAACCTCGTCGTCCTTGAGCTGAAGCGCAGGAAGGCCGACCTGCATGCCGTCAGCCAGCTTAAGCGCTACGTTGAAGGCCTGAGCAGGGAGCACGAGAATGTTAGGGGAATACTGGTCGCACCGTCCCTGACATCCGGCGCAAAGAGACTCCTCGAAAAGGAAGGCCTTGAGTTCAGAAAGGTTCAGCCGCCGAAGAGGGAAAAGCTCGGAAAAGGCAGGCAGAAAACCCTGTTTTAG
- a CDS encoding MFS transporter, whose protein sequence is MSLQSLGYRALLKNGNVKALLPAYSLNIFAVSYLIGYYLNITLASIGGPALVGLFATVSNVFAGFLPLVAGAFADSHGRRYVILASAVFEVLALLSLALVSGSGGRLIVLPAVMLSASFTASSPALFSLMGESVPQDGMGKGMSLLLMASSASGILSYIVFGSMIGRISNPHLFALSALFVLISILFYLRVSETVERRAGRTFERFREALEGVTLLKEPPLKLFMAYLCFELFVSSIASPFVPVFLQKVYSLSVSQISWLYSAIGFATLMGAFIAGYVVDRIGSLNSLMLKDSLSIPLLVLFALAPFSGAFLSLAVLAFIEQLNVASNRYVVENTKREHRGLILGFKSSLAKLSAVPGPVVGTFLWGIGPGAAFIVPALLTPIGIGLLFLLRSAQKGG, encoded by the coding sequence TTGAGTCTTCAAAGTCTGGGCTACAGGGCACTGCTGAAGAACGGCAACGTTAAGGCCTTACTCCCAGCTTACTCTCTAAACATTTTCGCGGTGTCTTATCTCATTGGCTACTACCTGAACATAACTCTTGCTTCAATCGGCGGCCCGGCTCTCGTGGGACTCTTCGCGACAGTCAGCAACGTCTTCGCCGGCTTCCTGCCCCTCGTTGCCGGCGCCTTCGCCGATTCACACGGGAGAAGGTATGTGATTCTCGCGTCTGCTGTTTTTGAGGTGCTGGCGTTACTTTCCCTCGCCCTTGTGTCAGGCTCTGGAGGTAGATTAATCGTCCTGCCGGCGGTAATGCTCAGCGCCTCTTTTACAGCCTCCTCCCCGGCGCTGTTCTCCCTTATGGGCGAGTCCGTACCACAAGACGGCATGGGAAAGGGCATGTCGCTTCTCCTCATGGCGAGCAGTGCTTCCGGAATCCTGAGCTACATCGTCTTTGGCTCCATGATTGGAAGGATTAGCAACCCCCACCTTTTCGCCCTCTCGGCCCTGTTTGTTCTGATTTCCATTCTTTTCTACCTCCGCGTTTCTGAAACTGTGGAAAGAAGAGCTGGCAGAACCTTTGAGAGGTTTAGGGAAGCCCTTGAAGGAGTAACCCTGCTTAAAGAGCCCCCATTGAAACTTTTTATGGCCTACCTCTGCTTTGAGCTGTTCGTCAGTTCGATAGCGTCTCCCTTTGTTCCGGTGTTCCTTCAGAAAGTTTACTCACTCAGCGTTTCCCAGATTTCTTGGCTTTACTCCGCCATAGGCTTCGCAACCCTCATGGGGGCGTTTATCGCCGGCTACGTTGTAGACAGAATCGGCAGTTTGAACTCCCTAATGCTGAAGGACTCCCTTTCCATTCCCCTGCTGGTTCTCTTCGCGCTCGCCCCGTTTTCGGGCGCCTTCCTGTCCCTGGCAGTTCTCGCCTTCATCGAGCAGCTCAACGTCGCCTCCAACAGATACGTGGTCGAGAACACCAAGAGGGAGCACAGGGGCCTTATTCTCGGCTTTAAGTCATCGCTGGCAAAGCTCTCCGCGGTTCCGGGACCGGTTGTGGGAACCTTTCTCTGGGGCATCGGTCCGGGGGCGGCCTTCATAGTGCCGGCACTGCTAACGCCAATCGGAATCGGGCTTCTCTTCCTGCTTAGGTCTGCTCAGAAAGGTGGGTAA
- a CDS encoding DUF835 domain-containing protein, producing the protein MMELIFGSAFLISYVLLFYNYHLTGRKALVYYALAWFSLSIHFFIPRKSIYAVGLAFFAFLIWLGNIRASEELLCATKYSRELRYFSAVPLAGLIFLFPENLTASFAVLSASIMFSGVYLVSTGNRDLRLMGLLEGIFAVTSFLRGYYFSSQYIALVEALLAFLLAYVSIKTFLDSSFIGEFEVMDVKTELKSGLRMMGSVPPEVLEGALVFSRQKRDLPNWFWVTKVSDEGISPTNLPKILDITVKFMKKASERGKHAVIVIDGLEYLVLENGFSSVIKFLATMRDYALLHNATIVIMGDDSFLDERGRKILRKLLD; encoded by the coding sequence ATGATGGAGCTGATTTTCGGGTCTGCCTTCCTTATCTCGTACGTCCTGCTTTTCTACAACTATCACCTTACGGGGAGGAAGGCGCTCGTTTACTACGCACTGGCATGGTTCAGTCTCTCGATACACTTCTTCATTCCAAGAAAGTCTATATACGCGGTTGGCCTCGCTTTTTTTGCCTTTTTGATATGGCTCGGAAACATACGGGCCTCCGAGGAGCTTCTGTGCGCCACCAAGTACTCCCGTGAGCTCAGATACTTTTCCGCCGTGCCACTCGCGGGTCTGATATTTCTCTTCCCCGAGAACCTTACCGCTTCGTTTGCGGTGCTCTCGGCGAGCATCATGTTCTCAGGGGTTTACCTGGTATCTACTGGAAACCGTGACCTCAGACTTATGGGACTTCTTGAGGGTATCTTCGCCGTCACTTCGTTCCTCAGGGGCTACTACTTTTCCAGCCAGTACATTGCGCTGGTTGAGGCTCTCCTGGCCTTTCTCCTGGCCTACGTTTCAATAAAGACGTTCCTCGACAGCTCTTTCATCGGCGAGTTTGAGGTGATGGATGTAAAGACCGAGCTGAAGTCCGGGCTGCGGATGATGGGTTCCGTTCCCCCGGAGGTTCTTGAGGGTGCGCTGGTGTTCTCAAGACAGAAAAGAGACCTCCCCAACTGGTTCTGGGTGACCAAGGTGTCAGACGAGGGCATATCTCCGACGAACCTCCCCAAGATACTCGACATTACCGTTAAGTTCATGAAAAAAGCCAGCGAGCGTGGAAAGCACGCGGTTATCGTTATCGACGGCCTTGAATATCTGGTACTTGAGAACGGTTTTTCATCGGTTATCAAGTTCCTCGCAACCATGCGCGATTACGCTCTGCTCCACAATGCGACCATCGTTATAATGGGGGACGATTCATTTCTGGATGAGCGGGGGAGGAAGATACTCCGCAAGCTCCTCGATTAG
- a CDS encoding amidohydrolase family protein → MSILIKNGRVIYGENFEVVEADVLIEENRIVNVAKNITEAADTVIDATGKVVSPGFVNLHTHSPMGLLRGLADDLPLMEWLEKHIWPREAKLTREYIKVGAYLGALEMIKTGTTAFLDMYFHMDAVAEVVEESGLRGYLSYGMIDLGDPERTEKELNEAIREMEAIEKLNSDRVHFVFGPHAPYTCSLALLKEVRKLADEHGKLITIHVAETMAELGKIQERYGKSPVLLLDEIGFLGRDVIIAHGVWLDSRDIAILARNGVTVAHNPGSNMKLASGVMPLQRLINAGVNIGLGTDGSASNNNLDMVEEMKLAALLHKVHNLDPTVADAGTVFRMATVNGARALGLNAGVIKEGYLADIVVVDFNRPHLRPLNNVISHLVYSANGNDVETTIVDGKILMLDREVLTLDEEKILDRVEAVRGELA, encoded by the coding sequence ATGAGCATTCTCATCAAAAACGGGCGCGTTATCTACGGCGAGAACTTTGAGGTCGTCGAGGCCGACGTTCTCATCGAAGAAAACCGCATCGTTAATGTGGCCAAAAACATTACCGAGGCCGCGGATACCGTCATAGATGCAACAGGAAAGGTCGTTTCTCCGGGTTTCGTCAACCTGCACACCCACTCGCCGATGGGCCTTCTTCGCGGTCTCGCCGACGATCTGCCGCTGATGGAGTGGCTTGAAAAGCACATCTGGCCGAGGGAAGCGAAGCTCACGAGGGAGTACATCAAGGTCGGCGCCTACCTCGGTGCGCTGGAGATGATAAAGACCGGGACGACGGCCTTTCTCGACATGTACTTCCACATGGACGCCGTTGCGGAGGTTGTCGAGGAGTCCGGCCTCAGGGGCTACCTTTCCTATGGCATGATAGACCTCGGCGACCCCGAGCGGACCGAGAAGGAGCTCAACGAAGCCATTCGCGAGATGGAGGCGATAGAAAAGCTAAACTCCGACAGGGTTCACTTCGTCTTCGGCCCCCATGCACCCTACACCTGCTCTTTGGCTCTGCTGAAAGAAGTTAGAAAGCTCGCGGACGAGCACGGGAAGCTCATAACTATTCATGTGGCCGAGACGATGGCCGAGCTCGGAAAGATTCAGGAGAGGTATGGAAAGAGTCCCGTGCTTCTGCTCGACGAGATTGGCTTCCTGGGGAGGGACGTCATCATAGCCCACGGCGTCTGGCTCGACAGCAGGGACATAGCGATTCTCGCGAGGAACGGCGTTACGGTAGCGCACAACCCCGGGAGCAACATGAAGCTCGCGAGCGGGGTGATGCCCCTTCAGAGGCTCATCAACGCCGGTGTAAACATAGGCCTCGGCACCGACGGCTCTGCCAGCAACAACAACCTCGACATGGTCGAGGAGATGAAGCTGGCGGCACTCCTCCACAAGGTTCACAACCTCGACCCGACGGTGGCGGACGCTGGAACGGTCTTCAGGATGGCGACGGTCAACGGTGCCAGAGCTTTGGGTCTCAACGCAGGCGTTATAAAGGAGGGCTACCTGGCGGATATTGTCGTCGTTGACTTCAACAGGCCCCACCTCCGGCCGTTGAACAACGTGATAAGCCACCTCGTCTACTCGGCCAACGGAAACGACGTCGAGACGACGATAGTCGATGGAAAAATCCTCATGCTCGACCGCGAGGTTCTCACGCTCGATGAGGAGAAAATCCTCGACCGGGTGGAAGCTGTTAGGGGGGAACTGGCCTGA
- a CDS encoding DUF473 domain-containing protein has product MEAVLLAGIARRVLDELMRGPYKTLEIRGARNVIALEKAQELGRLFLTYETFQDVTVGTEGLLAEILRLESMEQRIPWEESDEREVTVCRAQVRLLGLGRIVEVRKRNTVLVVRVREMLPQEMDIG; this is encoded by the coding sequence ATGGAGGCAGTCCTCCTTGCGGGGATAGCGAGACGCGTCCTGGATGAGCTGATGAGGGGCCCGTACAAGACCCTGGAGATAAGGGGCGCGAGGAACGTTATTGCACTCGAAAAAGCTCAAGAGCTCGGGAGGCTCTTCCTCACCTACGAGACTTTCCAGGATGTCACGGTGGGCACGGAGGGGCTTCTCGCGGAGATACTCCGCCTGGAGAGCATGGAGCAGAGGATTCCATGGGAGGAGAGCGACGAGAGGGAAGTGACCGTGTGCAGGGCGCAGGTAAGGCTCCTCGGCCTCGGCAGAATAGTCGAGGTGAGGAAGAGGAACACGGTGCTGGTGGTCAGGGTTCGCGAGATGTTGCCGCAGGAGATGGACATAGGCTAA
- a CDS encoding ion channel, with amino-acid sequence MIPVPLVRRLLRMKVKVSRNRLLQIAALVLLLAVIFAFLFMYFENVDFYMAFYWAVITMATIGYGDITPQTEAGRAVAMVAAVAGISTFTALVSILAEYFISSSLRRMMGMHSVRYSGHYVIIGRGSSIPSCVGELMSAISSGEIEMRPIVVVFPDEGERKKVELPEEVEVLIGDPTNPETLERAHVREASYVILALEDDSKSVFTTLMVKRMSKAKVFVEALRGESLELLKGAGADRVILSRSLAGRLLASSVFEPEVVDVIDDLTTASGGYDISVLERRDLWGVPYVDAMKRLHDEGYFLLGYYREKPVLNPALDEKIPEGSKLIVIKPGSSSGKR; translated from the coding sequence ATGATACCGGTACCGCTCGTGCGAAGACTTCTCAGGATGAAGGTCAAGGTCAGCAGGAACAGACTCCTCCAGATAGCGGCGCTTGTACTTCTGCTTGCGGTTATCTTCGCGTTCCTGTTCATGTATTTCGAGAACGTGGATTTCTACATGGCTTTTTACTGGGCAGTTATAACGATGGCCACAATCGGCTATGGGGATATAACGCCCCAGACCGAGGCCGGCCGCGCCGTGGCGATGGTGGCTGCCGTTGCCGGAATCTCGACTTTTACGGCCCTCGTTTCAATTCTGGCCGAATACTTCATTTCATCGTCTCTGAGGAGGATGATGGGCATGCACAGCGTTAGATATTCCGGACACTACGTGATAATCGGCCGCGGGAGCAGCATACCCAGCTGCGTGGGTGAGCTGATGTCCGCGATTTCCAGTGGAGAGATAGAGATGCGGCCCATAGTGGTGGTCTTTCCCGACGAGGGCGAGCGGAAGAAGGTTGAGCTTCCAGAGGAAGTGGAGGTCCTCATAGGCGACCCCACGAATCCAGAGACCCTTGAACGCGCCCACGTGAGGGAGGCATCCTACGTCATCCTCGCCCTTGAGGACGACTCGAAGTCCGTCTTCACGACCCTCATGGTGAAGCGCATGTCCAAAGCGAAGGTCTTCGTTGAGGCCCTCCGCGGGGAGAGCCTGGAGCTCCTCAAGGGGGCCGGGGCCGACAGGGTGATACTCAGCAGGAGCCTCGCGGGAAGACTTCTCGCAAGCTCCGTTTTCGAGCCGGAGGTTGTGGACGTCATAGACGACCTCACCACTGCCTCAGGCGGCTACGACATCTCCGTTCTGGAGCGGAGGGACCTGTGGGGCGTCCCCTACGTCGATGCCATGAAGCGCCTCCACGATGAGGGCTACTTCCTCCTCGGTTATTACAGGGAAAAGCCCGTCCTCAACCCTGCACTGGACGAGAAGATTCCAGAAGGGTCCAAACTGATCGTCATAAAGCCCGGCTCTTCCAGTGGAAAAAGGTAA
- a CDS encoding proteasome assembly chaperone family protein, producing the protein MENGSPVKIVLPEIRNPILIEGYPGIGLVGHIAANFLARELGMEMIGYVESPFIPPMALILDGKPNPPLRFYGKDNIILAIADIYVPPTLVSEIARELVRYLNDMGAEKIISLGGIGIGLFKEKMDVWGVGAKEELNRELENLGVKILQYGSIMGMSGKLLWEASKEKLDAYVLLGETFGDRPDPRAAANVIEVLKKLTPVEVSTEPLLKEAEIIESQLRKMHEQMEQARRKAEKQYESIYL; encoded by the coding sequence GTGGAAAACGGGAGTCCCGTCAAGATAGTGCTCCCGGAGATAAGGAACCCAATACTGATAGAGGGCTATCCCGGGATAGGCCTGGTCGGCCACATAGCGGCCAACTTCCTGGCCAGGGAGCTTGGAATGGAGATGATAGGCTACGTGGAGAGCCCGTTCATCCCGCCCATGGCGCTGATCCTCGACGGAAAGCCCAACCCCCCGCTCAGGTTCTACGGGAAGGACAACATAATACTGGCGATAGCCGACATCTACGTCCCGCCCACCCTGGTGAGCGAGATAGCCCGGGAGCTCGTGAGGTACCTCAATGACATGGGGGCGGAGAAAATCATATCCCTCGGCGGCATAGGCATAGGCCTCTTCAAGGAGAAGATGGACGTCTGGGGGGTTGGGGCCAAGGAAGAGCTGAACAGGGAGCTTGAGAATCTGGGCGTGAAAATCCTTCAGTACGGTTCGATAATGGGAATGAGCGGGAAGCTCCTCTGGGAGGCGAGCAAGGAAAAACTCGACGCCTACGTGCTGTTGGGAGAGACCTTCGGGGACAGACCCGATCCGAGGGCCGCTGCGAACGTCATAGAGGTTCTGAAGAAGCTGACGCCGGTAGAGGTCTCAACGGAGCCCCTGCTCAAGGAGGCGGAGATTATAGAGTCCCAGCTGAGGAAGATGCACGAGCAGATGGAGCAGGCTAGGAGAAAGGCCGAAAAGCAGTATGAAAGTATATACCTGTGA
- the radA gene encoding DNA repair and recombination protein RadA, with amino-acid sequence MPRKKKADDEIKELEEFEELDVVEESPSSSTKKKKEKEIKTLEDLPGVGPATAEKLREAGYDSIEAIAVASPMELKEIAGISEGAALKIIQAAREAANIGTFMRADEYMEKRRTIGRISTGSKSLDKLVGGGVETQAITEVFGEFGSGKCFAKDTKVYYENDTLVHFETIEEMYEKYRALSGEVPFDTGFAVPLETVSVYTFDPATGEIKRTKASYLYRERVRKILQLNLSRGRKLRITAVHPVLVFRNGLKWVRAGELREGDIIIGVRKVPANSTRVPDNRAYFLGLFVAEGTSNPFSITTSSKELKDFIVGFIREHDGYEPAVEIRRGLYRILLRKKTSEWMGALSESTAGSKAVPDEILNGDEKTIISFLAGYLDGDGHVAESHVEFVTKSRNLADGLVFLLKRIGMSPTVSEKAINGETYYRIFITGEDRASFSSVLEVSLLKNSELPEGGVGRYPPAVARYLSALYAEFRLPKRDGETAYHILTRSKNVWFTERTLERISDYFRDVLTRLELAKRAIESGEKPELPFPWTVLREYGFADRQISNYRTRGLPKREPVRSRVVLALLREIEEHEKIARKALEFIELVKQLEFYEVKSVELIDYNDWVYDLVVPETHNFIAPNGLVLHNTQLAHTLAVMVQLPEEEGGLHGSVVWIDTENTFRPERIRQIAENRGLDPDETLKNIYVARAFNSNHQMLLVERAEEIIKEKAETDRPVKLLVVDSLMAHFRSEYVGRGTLAERQQKLAKHLADLHRIADLYDIAVFVTNQVQAKPDAFFGDPTRPVGGHILAHSATLRIYLRKGKAGKRVARLIDSPHLPEGEAIFRITDKGVED; translated from the coding sequence ATGCCGAGGAAGAAAAAGGCTGACGATGAAATAAAAGAGCTCGAAGAGTTTGAGGAGCTCGATGTCGTTGAGGAGTCCCCGTCAAGCTCAACCAAGAAAAAGAAGGAAAAGGAGATAAAGACCCTTGAAGACCTCCCCGGTGTCGGTCCGGCAACCGCTGAGAAGCTTCGCGAGGCCGGCTACGACAGCATCGAGGCCATAGCCGTTGCCTCTCCAATGGAGCTCAAGGAGATAGCGGGAATCAGCGAGGGGGCTGCACTAAAGATAATCCAGGCCGCCAGAGAGGCCGCCAACATAGGAACCTTCATGCGCGCCGACGAGTACATGGAGAAGCGCAGAACCATAGGCAGGATTTCCACTGGAAGCAAGAGCCTCGACAAGCTCGTTGGCGGCGGAGTCGAGACGCAGGCGATAACCGAGGTCTTCGGTGAGTTCGGAAGCGGTAAGTGTTTTGCCAAAGATACAAAAGTTTACTACGAGAACGATACTCTCGTTCACTTTGAGACCATTGAGGAAATGTACGAAAAGTACAGGGCTTTGAGCGGGGAAGTTCCCTTCGACACTGGCTTTGCGGTTCCACTGGAAACCGTTAGCGTCTACACCTTTGACCCTGCGACAGGGGAAATAAAGCGCACTAAGGCCTCTTATCTGTACCGCGAGCGGGTCAGGAAGATACTCCAGCTTAACCTCTCTAGGGGACGGAAGCTCAGGATAACCGCAGTTCATCCTGTCCTTGTCTTTAGAAACGGTCTCAAATGGGTTCGTGCAGGGGAGCTCAGGGAAGGCGACATAATCATTGGTGTTCGCAAAGTTCCCGCAAATTCTACACGCGTGCCCGACAACCGGGCTTATTTCCTTGGTCTCTTCGTTGCCGAGGGGACTTCCAACCCGTTCTCAATAACGACGTCCTCAAAGGAGCTTAAGGACTTCATCGTCGGGTTCATACGGGAGCACGATGGATACGAGCCGGCTGTTGAAATCCGGAGGGGTCTTTATAGGATACTCCTCCGTAAGAAAACTTCAGAGTGGATGGGAGCTCTTTCAGAATCAACCGCCGGGAGCAAGGCTGTTCCGGATGAAATCCTTAACGGAGATGAGAAAACCATAATTAGCTTCCTTGCGGGCTACCTCGACGGTGACGGCCACGTTGCCGAGTCTCATGTGGAATTCGTTACGAAGAGCAGGAACCTTGCAGACGGCCTAGTCTTCCTGCTGAAGCGTATTGGCATGTCTCCAACAGTCTCCGAGAAGGCCATAAACGGAGAAACATATTATAGGATTTTCATAACAGGAGAGGACAGGGCTTCCTTCAGCTCAGTCCTTGAGGTTTCCCTCCTCAAGAACTCGGAGCTACCCGAAGGCGGCGTTGGTCGGTATCCTCCTGCCGTTGCCAGGTATCTCTCCGCCCTTTACGCTGAATTCAGGTTGCCAAAGAGGGACGGTGAAACTGCCTATCACATCCTGACACGCAGTAAGAACGTCTGGTTCACCGAGAGGACCCTCGAAAGAATCTCGGACTACTTCAGGGATGTCCTCACAAGACTGGAACTCGCAAAGAGGGCAATTGAAAGCGGGGAGAAACCAGAGCTTCCGTTCCCGTGGACGGTTCTCAGGGAGTACGGCTTTGCCGATAGGCAGATTTCGAACTATCGCACGAGGGGACTTCCAAAGCGCGAACCCGTTAGGAGCAGAGTAGTCTTGGCTCTCCTGCGTGAGATTGAAGAGCACGAGAAGATTGCCAGAAAAGCCCTCGAATTCATTGAACTTGTTAAACAACTGGAGTTTTACGAGGTAAAGTCCGTTGAGCTCATCGACTACAACGACTGGGTCTACGACCTCGTTGTTCCAGAGACCCACAACTTCATAGCGCCGAACGGCCTCGTCCTTCATAACACCCAGCTTGCCCACACCCTCGCCGTCATGGTTCAGCTCCCGGAGGAGGAAGGAGGCCTCCACGGCTCTGTGGTCTGGATAGACACCGAGAACACCTTCAGGCCGGAGAGAATAAGGCAGATCGCCGAGAACCGCGGCCTTGACCCCGACGAGACGCTCAAGAACATCTACGTCGCGCGCGCCTTCAACAGCAACCATCAGATGCTTCTGGTCGAGAGGGCCGAGGAGATAATCAAGGAGAAGGCCGAGACCGACAGGCCGGTTAAGCTGCTCGTCGTCGATTCACTCATGGCCCACTTCAGGAGCGAGTACGTCGGCAGGGGAACCCTGGCGGAGAGGCAGCAGAAGCTGGCCAAGCACCTCGCCGACCTCCACAGGATAGCGGACCTCTACGACATAGCGGTCTTCGTAACCAACCAGGTGCAGGCCAAGCCCGATGCCTTCTTCGGCGACCCGACGAGGCCGGTGGGCGGCCACATACTGGCACACAGCGCGACCCTGAGAATCTACCTGCGGAAGGGCAAGGCCGGCAAGCGCGTAGCCAGGCTCATAGACAGCCCCCATCTCCCCGAGGGTGAGGCAATCTTCAGGATAACCGACAAGGGCGTTGAGGACTGA
- a CDS encoding YbjN domain-containing protein — protein sequence MRDIETRVLEWLKTGNDKAEDIVDLPWSIRKVGLDIYVAEHPRMPFSLLVTFSEEFIHLLVPLGLETFSMAKDEKLKVYHTLLRLNDQVNLMKFTLSGMDDDVYLRVDLDKKTLGKDEFNDALAALLVGLMSAVSALGLEEAFAKEIFDRIVGMVLERVERGASRDELMRFLTVKVGMSVEDAKNLLNEVFAAKKEIDEQGKDVGYF from the coding sequence ATGAGGGATATTGAAACCCGGGTTCTTGAATGGCTTAAAACCGGCAACGATAAGGCCGAGGATATAGTTGACCTCCCGTGGTCTATCCGAAAGGTGGGGCTCGACATATACGTGGCGGAACACCCAAGAATGCCGTTCTCATTGCTGGTGACATTTTCAGAGGAGTTCATTCATCTGCTCGTCCCGCTGGGCCTTGAAACGTTTTCCATGGCGAAGGACGAGAAACTCAAAGTGTACCACACCCTCCTTCGCCTCAACGACCAGGTGAACCTCATGAAGTTCACGCTCTCTGGAATGGACGACGACGTTTACCTCCGAGTCGATTTGGACAAAAAGACCCTAGGTAAGGATGAGTTCAACGATGCATTGGCGGCACTGCTCGTGGGTTTGATGTCTGCTGTTTCGGCCTTGGGCTTGGAGGAGGCTTTTGCAAAGGAGATATTCGACCGCATCGTGGGAATGGTCTTGGAGCGGGTCGAACGCGGTGCCAGCAGGGATGAGCTCATGAGGTTCCTTACCGTTAAGGTCGGCATGAGCGTTGAGGACGCCAAGAACCTGCTCAACGAGGTGTTCGCAGCTAAGAAAGAAATAGACGAGCAGGGAAAGGATGTTGGATATTTCTGA